The Populus alba chromosome 6, ASM523922v2, whole genome shotgun sequence genome contains a region encoding:
- the LOC118053199 gene encoding probable galactinol--sucrose galactosyltransferase 2, translating into MTVTPMISINDGNLVVHGKTILTGVPDNIVLTPGSGVGLVAGAFIGATASHNKSLHVFPVGGLEDLRFMCCFRFKLWWMTQRMGKCGKDIPLETQFMLVESKGGGEEVDQDDAQTIYTVFLPLLEGQFRAVLQGNDRNEMEICLESGDSAVETNQGLHLVYMHAGTNPFEVINQAVKAVEKHLQTFLHREKKRMPSFLDWFGWCTWDAFYTDVTAEGVEEGLKSLSEGGTPPRFLIIDDGWQQIENKAKEDANAVVQEGAQFASRLTGIKENSKFQKNGEKNEQAVGLKLVVDNAKQQHNVKYVYAWHALAGYWGGVKPAAAGMEHYDTALAYPVQSPGVLGNQPDIVMDSLAVHGLGLVHPKKVFNFYNELHAYLASCGVDGVKVDVQNIIETLGAGHGGRVSLTRSYQQALEASIARNFPDNGCISCMCHNTDGIYSTKQTAVVRASDDFYPRDPASHTIHISSVAYNTLFLGEFMQPDWDMFHSLHPAADYHGAARAIGGCAIYVSDKPGHHNFDLLRKLVLPDGSVLRAQLPGRPTRDSLFVDPARDGMSLLKVWNVNKCTGVVGVFNCQGAGWCKIEKKTRIHDTTPGTLTASVRASDVDCIAQVAGANWDGETVVYAYKSGELVRLPKGASMPVTLKVLEYELFHFCPINEITSNISFAPIGLLDMFNTGAAVEQVEIQMASDKSPEHFDGVVSSELTTSLSESRSPTATIALKVRGCGRFGAYSSQRPLKCTVGNVFTDFNYDSATGLVTLTLPVPVEEMYRWPVEIQV; encoded by the exons ATGACGGTGACACCAATGATTTCAATCAATGATGGGAACCTTGTGGTTCATGGGAAGACAATTTTAACTGGAGTTCCTGATAACATTGTTCTGACTCCTGGCTCTGGTGTTGGACTTGTTGCTGGTGCTTTTATTGGTGCTACAGCTTCTCATAACAAAAGTCTCCATGTTTTTCCTGTTGGGGGTTTAGA GGATCTTCGATTTATGTGTTGCTTCCGATTCAAGTTATGGTGGATGACCCAGAGAATGGGGAAGTGTGGGAAAGATATTCCACTGGAGACTCAATTCATGCTAGTGGAAAGCAAGGGTGGTGGTGAAGAAGTTGATCAAGATGATGCACAGACAATCTACACTGTTTTCCTTCCCCTGCTTGAAGGCCAGTTCCGTGCTGTACTGCAAGGCAACGACAGGAATGAGATGGAGATTTGCCTTGAGAGCG GCGATAGTGCTGTTGAAACCAACCAAGGCCTTCACCTGGTCTACATGCATGCTGGGACCAATCCTTTTGAAGTCATAAACCAAGCTGTAAA GGCTGTGGAAAAACATTTGCAAACCTTTCTTCATCGGGAGAAGAAAAGG ATGCCCTCTTTTCTTGACTGGTTTGGCTGGTGTACTTGGGATGCCTTTTACACAGATGTCACCGCTGAGGGTGTCGAGGAAGGCCTTAAGAG TCTGTCAGAGGGAGGGACTCCTCCACGATTTTTGATCATTGATGATGGTTGGCAACAGATTGAAAATAAAGCAAAGGAGGATGCTAATGCTGTTGTACAAGAAGGAGCACA ATTTGCAAGTAGGCTTACTGGAATAAAGGAGAACTCTAAATTCCAGAAGAATGGTGAAAAGAATGAGCAGGCCGTAGGACTGAAGCTTGTTGTGGACAATGCCAAGCAACAACACAATGTGAA GTATGTTTATGCATGGCATGCTTTGGCTGGTTATTGGGGTGGAGTTAAACCAGCAGCTGCTGGTATGGAGCATTATGACACTGCCCTGGCTTATCCAGTTCAATCTCCTGGCGTGTTAGGCAACCAACCTGATATTGTTATGGACAGCCTAGCAGTTCATGGCCTTGGTTTGGTGCATCCAAAGAAGGTCTTCAACTTCTACAATGAGCTCCATGCCTACTTAGCTTCGTGTGGAGTTGATGGAGTGAAAGTTGATGTTCAGAACATTATTGAAACCCTTGGTGCTGGCCATGGTGGAAGAGTTTCTCTGACTCGTAGCTATCAACAAGCACTTGAGGCTTCAATTGCACGAAACTTCCCTGACAATGGATGTATTTCCTGCATGTGTCATAACACTGATGGAATCTATAGCACCAAGCAGACAGCTGTAGTGAGAGCTTCTGATGATTTCTATCCTCGGGATCCTGCTTCCCACACCATCCATATCTCCTCTGTGGCTTACAACACTCTATTCCTTGGAGAATTTATGCAACCAGACTGGGATATGTTCCAT AGTTTACACCCGGCTGCAGATTATCATGGGGCAGCTCGTGCTATTGGTGGATGTGCAATCTATGTcag TGATAAGCCAGGCCACCACAACTTTGATCTATTGAGGAAGCTGGTCCTCCCTGATGGATCTGTCCTTCGTGCTCAACTTCCAGGCAGGCCAACACGTGACAGCCTCTTTGTTGATCCAGCAAGAGATGGAATGAG CTTACTCAAGGTCTGGAATGTGAACAAATGCACTGGTGTGGTTGGTGTCTTCAACTGCCAAGGTGCGGGTTGGTGCAAGATTGAGAAGAAGACCCGCATTCATGACACAACTCCGGGGACCCTCACTGCTTCTGTTCGTGCCAGCGACGTTGACTGCATTGCTCAAGTTGCTGGTGCAAATTGGGATGGGGAGACCGTGGTCTATGCCTACAAATCAG GGGAGTTGGTTCGGTTGCCTAAAGGTGCTTCAATGCCAGTGACATTGAAAGTTCTTGAATACGAACTCTTCCATTTCTGTCCTATCAAT GAGATCACTTCCAACATTTCATTTGCACCAATAGGCTTGCTTGACATGTTCAACACAGGAGCTGCTGTGGAGCAGGTTGAAATCCAAATGGCTTCTGACAAGTCACCGGAGCACTTTGATGGTGTAGTCTCCTCAGAGCTGACCACTTCTCTCAGTGAGAGCCGATCTCCAACTGCAACCATTGCCCTGAAAGTCAGGGGGTGTGGAAGGTTTGGTGCTTACTCTTCCCAAAGACCTCTCAAATGCACTGTGGGCAATGTTTTCACCGACTTCAATTATGACTCTGCCACTGGGCTAGTTACCCTGACTCTGCCTGTACCAGTAGAGGAAATGTACAGATGGCCTGTGGAGATACAGGTTTAA